A window of Blautia argi genomic DNA:
TGTAGAGATTCTGGAAACAGGTATTAAGGTTATCGACCTTCTGGCACCTTATGCAAAGGGTGGTAAAATCGGGCTTTTCGGTGGCGCCGGTGTGGGCAAAACCGTATTGATTCAGGAACTTATCAGTAATATTGCAACAGAGCACGGCGGATATTCTATTTTTACCGGCGTTGGAGAGCGTTCCCGTGAAGGAAATGATCTCTGGACAGAAATGAAAGAATCCGGGGTTCTGGAAAAAACAGCTCTGGTGTTTGGACAGATGAATGAGCCGCCTGGTGCCCGTATGCGTGTAGCAGAAACAGGTCTTACCATGGCAGAGTATTTCCGTGATGAAGAGCATCAGAATGTGTTGCTGTTTATTGATAATATTTTCCGTTTCACACAGGCTGGTTCTGAGGTGTCCGCTCTTCTGGGACGTATGCCTTCCGCAGTAGGCTATCAGCCTACGCTGGCAACAGAAATGGGTGAGCTGCAGGAGCGTATTGCGTCTACAAAGAACGGTTCTGTTACTTCTGTACAGGCAGTTTATGTGCCTGCCGATGACCTGACAGACCCGGCGCCTGCCACAACCTTTGCACATCTGGACGCTACCACGGTTCTGTCCAGAAAGATTGTAGAGCAGGGTATTTATCCGGCAGTCGATCCTCTGGAGAGCAGTTCTCGTATTTTGGAAGTAGATGTAGTAGGCGAAGAACACTACGAAACTGCCAGAAAGGTACAGGAATACCTGCAGAAATACAAGGAACTTCAGGATATTATTGCAATTTTGGGTATGGAAGAGCTTTCTGAAGAAGATAAAAAGATTGTTGCCCGTGCCAGAAAGGTACAGAAATTTCTTTCTCAGCCTTTCCATGTGGCAGAAGTCTTTACCGGTATTCCAGGTAAATATGTGCCTTTAAAGGAAACAATCCGCGGCTTTAAGATGATTGTCAATGGAGAAATGGACGAGTATCCGGAAAATGCATTCTTTAACGTAGGTACCATTGATGAGGTTATTGAAAAGGCAAAGCAGGAAGCCTGAGAACGAGAAACAGTAAGGAGTGAAGGCATATGAATACATTTGGTTTAAATGTCATTGCCAGTGATAAGGATTTTTATCACGGCAGAGGAAAATCTATCTCACTCCCTGCAAAAGATGGCGCTATCACCATACTGGCGCATCATGCAGATATGATGGTTGCCATTGTTCCGGGAGAAATGCGTATTCAGACAGAGGACGATACCTGGTATACAGCCATTGTAGGCGGCGGTTTTGCACAGATTATCAACAACCGTGTTACTGTGCTGGCAGACAGTATTGAAAGACCGGAGGATATTGACTTAAAACGTGCCCGCGATGCAAAGGAACGTGCAGAAGAGCAGCTTCGCCAGAAACAGAGTCTGCAGGAATATTATGTTTCTAAGGCCTC
This region includes:
- the atpC gene encoding ATP synthase F1 subunit epsilon, encoding MNTFGLNVIASDKDFYHGRGKSISLPAKDGAITILAHHADMMVAIVPGEMRIQTEDDTWYTAIVGGGFAQIINNRVTVLADSIERPEDIDLKRARDAKERAEEQLRQKQSLQEYYVSKASLARAMARMKAARDKGI
- the atpD gene encoding F0F1 ATP synthase subunit beta, yielding MEKGKIVQVMGPVVDVEFENQDLPSIKDALTVELNGRKLVMEVAQHIGNRTVRCIMLASSDGLCKDMEVTATGAGISVPVGKETLGRLFNVLGETIDKGQQLENVKHWVIHRDPPTFEEQSPVVEILETGIKVIDLLAPYAKGGKIGLFGGAGVGKTVLIQELISNIATEHGGYSIFTGVGERSREGNDLWTEMKESGVLEKTALVFGQMNEPPGARMRVAETGLTMAEYFRDEEHQNVLLFIDNIFRFTQAGSEVSALLGRMPSAVGYQPTLATEMGELQERIASTKNGSVTSVQAVYVPADDLTDPAPATTFAHLDATTVLSRKIVEQGIYPAVDPLESSSRILEVDVVGEEHYETARKVQEYLQKYKELQDIIAILGMEELSEEDKKIVARARKVQKFLSQPFHVAEVFTGIPGKYVPLKETIRGFKMIVNGEMDEYPENAFFNVGTIDEVIEKAKQEA